The window GGCCTCATCATCATCGTCATAGCCTGCGACCACcgcctccacacccccatgtacttcttcctcttcaacctctccctcctcgACCTTGGCACCATCTCCACCACTCTCCCCCAGTCCATGGCCAATTCCTTCTGGGACACCAGGGCCATTTCCTATGCAGGATGCACGGcccaggtattttttttcttctttttaacctCAGCAGAATTTTCTGTTCTCACCATCATGGCCTATGACCGCTACGTTGCCATCTGCAAACCCCTGCACTATGGGACCCTCCTGGGAAGaagagcttgtgtccacatggcagcagctgcctggggcagtgggctTGTCTATGCTGTGCTTCACACTGCCAATACATTTTCACTACCACTCTGCCGAGGGAACGTCTTGCagcagttcttctgtgaaattccCCACATCCTCAGGCTCTCCTGCTCCAACTCCTACCTCAGGGAAGTTGGTCTGCTTGTCAGCAGTTTTGTCCTTGCTCttggatgttttgttttcattattctttcttACGTGAAAATCTTCACTATTGTGTTGAGAATCCCCTCTGAGAagggacggcacaaagccttctccacgtgcctccctcacTTGTCCGTGGTCTCCCTGGTTATCAGCACCAGCATGGTTGCCTACCTGAAggccccctccctctcctccccaacTCTGGATCTGGTGGTTGCAGTTCTCTACTCTGTGTTGCCTCCAGCAGTGAATCCCCTCATCTGcagcatgaggaaccaggagCTCAAGGATGCCCTGAGAAAACTTATCTGTTGGtttcctcttcagcagcagTAAGCTGCCCATCTCTCTTCACAGGTTATTCCTAGTTTTTCCCAGGGCAGGCTTgtgctttatttgctttttgaattCAAACATTACAGATGCTTGCATTCACCCCAGATCTCCAAAGGCACGATCCTGCTGTGCCTTCTAACCGCGAGGCCTTTGGGAAATGTGTTATCTCTCTGTCAGACTTGGCTTCCTAAGGATCGGCTCTGTAATAAAAGCACCTCCCAAGCACAGTGCCTGAAGGTTGGGCTCTTCTTGGTACTGAAGTTCGGAACAGGCTCCAGGAACTGCACTCTCCATAGCGTATTGCTGCCCTTGGTTCTCCATGGGCTCCAAGTGGAGGGGCACAGGGAGGTGTGTTGGGGAACGAGGGCTGGACTCAGCTCCTACTTGTGGGTGCCCAGTGCCACATCGGCTCTGAATTGCCTGCCCAGGGCTGTTCTTCATTCAGAAGAGCTAAATGGCAGATGCTCGCCTTTCTCACAGGGAATCTGGAGcccccaggagagcagagggcaTCTACAGGAGCAACATGCTCCTGACGTGGGCCTGACAGAACAAGTGACCCAAAGATAAAGCACTATATTTAAGTATCCACAGGCAAAGAAGGTCTCTGCCAACACCAGCAAGAGCAACAAAGGGAGCCTGGAGAATGATCCACATCTCCCTCAGTAAGGGACCATGGCTTGGTCAGTGTGCACGTGGGAAAACATCTCAAGCCAGGGTGAATGCTCTGACCTTCTTCCACAGCTGCAGACCCCCGGGAAGGGGCTCAGTGGCAGTCCTCCCCACCCAGCTGTATCTGCTTCCCAGCCTGACCAGCACCGTCAGTGCGGAGTGACACCATGGCCCGGGGCACCACAGCCcactctctgcagagcagcactgccagcCTGGGGCCCTGCGCGGAGCATGGGAaaggggagagcagcagagggatCAGATGGGAGCTGACCTGGCCTGGAAATTGTCTTGCAGAGCAAAATGCTGGTGTTCAGCTAATCCAAGGCAATGGCCAGACTGGGGGTGCCATAAAGCAGGCTTGTGGTGCAGGGCCAGAAATCCTTGCTGGCCTGGTTCTCCACCAGGCCAGGGAAGTGTCTGAAGGATGAGTGTCCCACAGTCCCCCTCTCTTAGTGCCATAGTCCCTCCTGAAGCGTGGCATTGCAAGAGAGGCCAGATCCCTGTGCCAGGCCTTGAAATGAGGGAAACGTGACCCAAAACCAACATCGCTTCCTTGCTCTCCTTCAGCCTCTGAGCCCAGCACATGTCTTTGAGACAGCCACCCCACCCTGTGTATTGTCACCTCCACACAAGGAGGCCTTTCCTGGGCTGAGAGCCTCTGTGATCCCCACAGGAAAAGGTAGCTGAGGAGAACCTGGGAAACCCACACCCATGGGGGCCCTCAAGAGTCCCTCAGTCCAATGATCCAGATGGGCTTGTTGCGTGAGCAGACAGGAGAAATTGCCCCGGGAGCCTCATTCCAGCCCCATCTCCTCGTACTGACCATTTCACAAAATGTTTGAGGTTTGAATGGACCTCTGGAAGGCATCTGCTCCAACATCCATGCCCAAGCAAGACCACCCAGAGCTGCCTGCCCAGGAACAtctccagatggcttttgaatatctccaaggagaaaTATACATTAATAAGATGCCCCCTGGGCCTTGTCTTCTCCTGACTGAACAgtcccagcctttcctcataggagagatgctccagtcccttcatcatctttgtgacccttcattggactctctccagtacaTCCACATGTCTCTTGTACTGCAGAGTCCAGAACTGCACCCAGTACTCCATGGGTGTGGCTTCATCAGTGCTGAACAGACAGGAACagtcatagaatgatagaatgatagaatggtttgggttggaagggacctcaaagatcatctagttccaacccccctgctgcaggcagggacaccctccactaggccacgttgcccaaagcctcagccagcctggccttaaacacttccaggcatggggcctccacaacctctctgggcaacctgtgccactgcctcaccaccctcacagtaaagaatttctttctaacatctaatctaaatcaaccctccttcacattaaaccccttaccccttgtcctgtcactacactccccgaTAAAAAGTCCCTCaccgtctttcctgtaggtccccttcaggtagtggaaggctgcaattagatctccctggagctgcctttcttccaggctgaacaatcccactctctcagcctgtcctcataggagaggtgctccagccctctgatcagctttgtgggcctcctctggactctctccaacagctcgatgtctctcttgtagtggggcccccagagctggacgcagtactccaggtggggtctcacaagagtggagtagagcggcaggatcacctcccttgacttcttttgatgcagcccaggacacggttggctttctgggctgcaagcacacactgccggctcatgttgagcttctcatcagtcctctccttcaacctgctggcaagGCTTTGCCTAATGAAGCCCAGGATATGATCAGCCTTCTTTGCTGCaggggcacattgctggctcatgttgaactttgattccaccaggacccccagggccttttctaccaagctgctttccagccaagAGACCCTCAGCACATGCAGGTGTGTAAGGCTGTTCCTTATACAAAGGACTTTGTTCCTTACAAGGCACCCTCTGGGCCCAGACATTCAGACAGTTTccaatccacctcactgtctgctcatccagcccagaTTCAACAGCTTCTCTATGAGAAGACTTATCATGGTCTTAGGGTAGACAGTGTCAATggccttactgaagtccaggtagatagtatccactgctctcccttcatctaCCAGGCCGATCATTTCATTGTAGAAGTTCATCAAactgaacaaatgaaacaagatAAGTGACATCAGCCATCTCTCAacactcatgggtgcatcccatcagggcccatggaccTAAGTATGTCCAGTTTCATTAACCGGTCCCTAACCCGAGACTCCTGCACCAGGGGTATGTCTTCCTCGCTCCAGATTTCCCTCTGGTCTCAGGGCCCTGGGATGCCTGAAGGCCAGTCctagcagtaaagactgaggtGAGAATGGCATGGAGTACCTCAGGCTTTTTCACATCCTTTGTCAACAGCGTTCCTGGCCTGCACGCCTGTGagtccacattttccctagttttccttttactgtttATCTACTTGTTGAAACCCTTCTTGTTGCCCTTCCGGTCCCTTGCCAGATTCAACTCAAGGTGGGATCTGGCTTTCCTAACGCCATCTCTGCATGCTTAGGAAGTTATCGTCGATGCCCTCCAGAAACCACCTGGGTGGCTTATGCCCTGCTATGTTGTCCCTCAAGCAGCTACCAAGGTGGTTCAATTCCACCATGAGCACATGAGGATTCTTCCAGTTGTTTGAAAAAGGCCTCATCTACCTCTTCCTAATCAAGCAGTCAATAACAGACACCCACTAAAAGGTCACGCGTGCTGGTCTACCTTCTAATAGAAGGATATGAGACCTTTCACTGCAGGGCTGTCCCATAGACATTTCCTTCTTTGTGAACGTATGCTTCAGGTCATTCCACTCCAGCCCTGCTTTCTTGATTGCTATGCTCCTTTTGTTCATAGAAGCCCTGGCTCGCCTTCGCCATCCGTTGCTCTCTTATGTGATTGTTGGTTATTCTCACTCCTCCAACATTCCCAGTTTAAAGCCCTTTTTAACAGGTTTCCCAGCCAATTAGGAAAGATAATTTTACCCCACTTTGTACGGGGTTAATTCTAGCGGATCTCTTCCAGGTAGTGGCTGGTCCTCAGAGGTGGTCTCATGGCCATAGAAACTAAATCCTGTTCTAGAGAAGTGGGGAGGAGCTGGAAAGGGTCCAGAGGTCCAGAGGTCAGATAAGATGGGGTTAGGGGCTGTGTGTGGAGAAGCTAAGAGACATGGGCTTCTTTGGCCTGGAGAGGTGAAGGCTCGGGAAAGCCTAGTAGGAGCTCGAGGTAGCTTTAAAGTTGCTTTCAGCATTgatggaacatttttttttttggaagtgggaaaaagcatgagaaaggaaaaccatCAGAAA of the Balearica regulorum gibbericeps isolate bBalReg1 chromosome 30, bBalReg1.pri, whole genome shotgun sequence genome contains:
- the LOC104629693 gene encoding olfactory receptor 14C36, which gives rise to MPNSSSITQFLLLAFAESREMQLLHFWLFLGVYVAALLGNGLIIIVIACDHRLHTPMYFFLFNLSLLDLGTISTTLPQSMANSFWDTRAISYAGCTAQVFFFFFLTSAEFSVLTIMAYDRYVAICKPLHYGTLLGRRACVHMAAAAWGSGLVYAVLHTANTFSLPLCRGNVLQQFFCEIPHILRLSCSNSYLREVGLLVSSFVLALGCFVFIILSYVKIFTIVLRIPSEKGRHKAFSTCLPHLSVVSLVISTSMVAYLKAPSLSSPTLDLVVAVLYSVLPPAVNPLICSMRNQELKDALRKLICWFPLQQQ